The following is a genomic window from Collimonas fungivorans Ter331.
GAAGACGCGATGGATTCAGCCGCGGCGATGACGCCCTGGGCGCGCCTGGCCTATGCCGCGGCGGTGCGCAAGGCTAACGCCAAGCCGGCGCCGAAGGCGCGCAAGCGCAAGGCCGCATAAGGCCGGCTATCAGCCCTTTTTCTTGCGGCAGTCGCGGCAATGCCCGTACAGGGCCAGCGCATGGTCGGCGATTTCAAAACCGTGTTCCTTGGCGACGATTTTCTGGCGCTTTTCAATTTCTTCGTCGTAAAACTCTTCTACCAGGCCGCAATCCAGGCAAACCAGATGGTCGTGATGCGAGCCTTCGTTGAGTTCGAACACGGCCTTGCCGGTTTCAAAATGGTTGCGCTGCAACAGCCCGGCCTGCTCGAATTGGGTCAGTACGCGGTACACGGTCGCCAGGCCGACGTCGAGATTGTCGCTCAGCAGGATTTTATAAACGTCCTCGGCGCTCAGGTGGCGCACCTCGCTGTTCTGGAAGATTTCCAGGATTTTGAGGCGTGGCAAGGTGGCTTTGAGGCCGCTGGCTTTCAGTTCGGATGGATTGTTCGGCATGTTTTGGTCACAAATGGATGATCTGCTTTATCATATAGCGTTTTAGCACAGTTGCTCAATCAATTGAGATCCTTATGCGAATGTTGCTCTCCCCTGTCCGTACCTCCGCCCGCATCGTCCCTTTAGCCGCTGCAGTTCTCTTCATGGCCTCCCTGGCCGGCTGCGCGTCAAAAAATCCCCCGGCCGGCCAGTCGGTCGCCGGCGCAGATCCGGCGGCGGCTCCTGTCGCCACGGATACCAGCGGCGTGCAAACCATCAAGCACCGCCGCTTCCTGGGCATTTTTTCCCCCTACCGGATAGATATCCAGCAGGGAAATTTTGTCTCGAAAGAAATGTTGGCACAAGTTAAAGAAGGCATGACTCGCGAACAAGTGCGTTTTGCACTCGGCACGCCGCTGCTGACCGACTTGTTCCATGACGATCGCTGGGACTACGTGTTCCGCCTGCAAAAGGGCAATGGCGAAGTCACCACCAGCCGGGTCAGCGTTTTCTTCAACGGCAACCTGCTGGCGCGCGTCGACGGCGGCAACCTGCCTACCGAGAACGATTACCTGGACCGGATTTCAGGCGGCGCTTCGGAAGCCAAGAAGAGCGTCAAGAATGTGGAAATCGCACCGTCTGTGCCTAGCGCGCCTGGCCCTTCCAAGAATTGATTGATAAATTGTCCAGATTGCCGTCTGGACGACCCCGCAGAGATAAATAGATAATGACTCAGATGAAAATAGCCGTCGCCGGCGCTTCCGGGCGCATGGGGCGCATGCTGGTCGAGGCGATTCAAAATGCCGACGACGCCCTGCTGGCCGGTGCGCTGGACGTGCCGAGCGCGCCCGAACTGGGAACCGACGCTGCGGCGTTCCTGGGCAAGCCTGCCGGCGTCCTGATTGAAGCCGACCTGGCCAAGGGCTTGGCGCAGGCCGCTTACCTGATCGATTTCACTCGTCCGGAAGGCACGCTGAAACACCTCGATTATTGCGCTGCCCACGGCATCAAGATGATCATCGGCACCACCGGTTTCGACGAAGCCGGCAAGGCTGCGATCGCGGCGGCGGCAA
Proteins encoded in this region:
- the fur gene encoding ferric iron uptake transcriptional regulator — its product is MPNNPSELKASGLKATLPRLKILEIFQNSEVRHLSAEDVYKILLSDNLDVGLATVYRVLTQFEQAGLLQRNHFETGKAVFELNEGSHHDHLVCLDCGLVEEFYDEEIEKRQKIVAKEHGFEIADHALALYGHCRDCRKKKG
- a CDS encoding outer membrane protein assembly factor BamE, whose product is MRMLLSPVRTSARIVPLAAAVLFMASLAGCASKNPPAGQSVAGADPAAAPVATDTSGVQTIKHRRFLGIFSPYRIDIQQGNFVSKEMLAQVKEGMTREQVRFALGTPLLTDLFHDDRWDYVFRLQKGNGEVTTSRVSVFFNGNLLARVDGGNLPTENDYLDRISGGASEAKKSVKNVEIAPSVPSAPGPSKN